In one Procambarus clarkii isolate CNS0578487 chromosome 29, FALCON_Pclarkii_2.0, whole genome shotgun sequence genomic region, the following are encoded:
- the LOC138369746 gene encoding uncharacterized protein produces the protein MLKNAPNKLGGNRYKVQTLSQMGGASCGDTVRRMMRRIGTYGVWSQYSLVGRKRKRVFKTLDICNVIIKACINTHTNATERDVETSIADMLKNAPNKHGGNRYKGGEARIHVHHIAESDMTNNENSGEPGAWHTAESSLMSI, from the exons atgttgaagaacgccccaaacaaactcggtggaaacagatacaag gtccagacgctgtctcaaatgggcggtgcaagctgtggagacacagtgagacgaatgatgaggaggatagggacctatggggtctggtctcagtattcactcgttgggcgcaagaggaaacgtgtcttcaaaaccttggatatttgtaatgtaataataa aagcctgtatcaacacccacactaatgcaactgaaagagatgttgagacaagtattgctgatatgttgaagaacgccccaaacaaacacggtggaaacagatacaag ggtggtgaagcaagaatacatgtgcatcacatagcagagtcggatatgacgaataatgaaaacagcggagagcctggtgcatggcataccgctgaatcttctctaatgtctatatag